ATTTATAATTAATATATCAAGTGATCAAATAATAATATAAAAAAAGTGAGTTATGGTATAATTGATAAGGAATACAGTGTATTATATAACTGAAAACAAAATTGCTGAAATAAAAGAGAGGTTTCCATTATGTCTGAAATAACAAAAAAAGCACTTTCAAATTCATTGAAAAAATTGATGAAAGAAAAACCTTTATCAAAAATCACAGTAAATGATGTTGTAAAAGACTGTGGTTTAAATAGAAGAACATTATACTATTACTTTCATGATATTTATGAATTACTTGAATGGACATTTATTACAGAAATAAAAGAGGTAATTGGCGAGAATAAAACATATAAAACATGGCAAAAAGGTTATTATTTTCTATTATTAAATAAAATCAAAAAGTAGTATTAAATGCATATAATTCAATAGATAGGAATCGACTTGAAGACCATCTTTATGATTATGTGTCAAAGCTTATATATAACGTGGTTGAAGAACTTTCAAAAAATATAGAAGTTCCGGATAAAACAAAAAATGATATTGTGAAGTTTTATGAAATAGCGCTTACTGGAGTTATTATAGATTGGATAAAAAATAAAATGATAGAAAATCCAAAAACTTTAACAGATAAACTGAGCAGGATTATAGAAGGAGATATATATAGATCGCTAAAAAAATTTGAAAAAAAAGGGCTCATGAATGAGCCCTTTAATTATAGTAATCCATCTAATGAAGTATCTTTAAGTAATTTTTTTACGAAAAATTCTCCTGGTAATGGTTTATTTCCATATAATGTTTTGGTTGCATTTACAATATGTCTAATATCATATTTACTTGGATAAATTTCTGGTACCTCTTTGTCGAGGTTCAATAATTTATATACAGCCATCATTGCTGAACGAACAGAATATTCTACTGTAAATACACAGTCTCCTTCTATTTCAACAAATTGTCCAAGGAATGCTAAATTTACACTACCCTCTGGAACAACTTCTGGCCTATCTCCTTTAACACGTGGCATAAATTGACTTGTAATATGTGGCATCATTGCTGGAATAACTATTGCATCACTAACAATTTCTTCCATTAATTTTTCTTCTACACCCATATGGTACAATAATTCTCTTAATAATTCTTCTCCAGTACATTCACTCATCTTTTTCTTAATGTAGTCGCCTTCATTATCTGCAAATAAACCATATGCCCATAATACCAGTACATCTTTTGGTTGATTTGCAAAGTGTGGTTGTCTGCTTAATGTAAAGCTCATTCCCCAATTTGAATCTTTTATTGTAATTATCCCTCCAGTAACAACTCTTCCTGAGTATGGATCTCTATTTGTTAGCTTTCTAATAATATCTGCAATTTTTGGATCTTTAAAGGTTACAGTAAATGATTCCCATTTTGTTTTATCTATATTTTCATAAAATACTTCAGGTCTTCCAAATGATGGATCTTTTGCAGCAATGTTTTTCCATAATCTCCATACTGGACCAAGTTCTGTGTTTAATTCTGGAGCTTTATCATTGCTTCCTAATGTTGAATTTTCTGTCATTGAACCATTAATTACAAATACCAAATCGTTTCTTGTAGTTTTTATATGTTTTTCTTCACCATTTTGAACTAAGTGAATTCCAGTTACAACTTTTTCTTTACCAGAAATTTCGATATCTAAATCAGTAACTAATGTATTATTTTCGATTTTTACCCCATGATCCTCTAACCATTTTACTAAAGGCAAAACAAATGAATCATATTGATTGTATCTTGAGAATAATATATTTCTTAATTCTGTCATTCCAGGTAATAAATGTATAAATCTTTCCATATATCTTTTCATTTCGACAACACTATGCCATGGTTGGAAAGCAAACATTGAACGCCATAATAACCACATATTTGTTTCAAGATAATCTGGTGTGAAGAATTGTTCAACAGTTAAATCTCCTAAATCTTCTTCTTTTGCTAAAAATAATTTTGTTAATTGCTTTATGTGATGCTCTTTTAAACCTAATGTTGAGGCATCTACTCTTTCACCTCTATTTTGAATAACTCTATTAGCTGAAACATTAGGGTCCCAATCATTAATTTCTTTCATATCATCTAAAATGGTTCTTTCTGGATCTTCTAATGTTGGGATATCACCAAATAAGTCCCATGTACATTCATAATGTTCTTCCATTTCTCTACCGCCACGAATTATATAACCATCTTCAAGGTTCCCTGCACCATCTAATGCTCCACCATTTACGTTTTTTCTTTCAAATATAGTGATATTTTTTCCATCCATATGTCCATCTCTTATTAAGAAAAAAGCTGCTGCTAATGTTGCAATACCTGAACCAACGAGATATGCTTTTTTGTTTTCTATTCCTTCAGGTTTTTTTGCATGATATTTTAATTGATAGCTGCCCATGTTATCACTCCTTTATTTAAAATCTTCAAGTAATTTTAGTATACTCTTATTTTTTGTGGTTGTAAATTATCAAAACCCTTTATTTGTGCAAATTTGCAACATATTTGATTATTTGTGTAAAAATATGTTATTATATAACCAAATAGAATGAATTCAGGGAGGGATAGTGATGAAATATGTGGACAGAAGAGGGACATATTCCGTGAAATGGGATTGGTATGAGTGGAATAAAAATTTATTTTTAGATAAAGATGTATTACCTATGTGGGTTGCAGACATGGATTTTGAAGCTCCAGAAAAAGTTATAAAGGTTTTAAAGGAAAGAATAGAACATGGGGCATATGGTTATACATTTAGACCTAGGAAATTAAAAGAAAACATTGTTAGTTGGCTTGAATATAAGCATAATTGGAAAGTTGATAAAAACTGGATATTGTCCACACATGGTGTAATACCAGCATTAAACTTTTCCATTCAATTATATACAAATCCAGGTGATAAAATATTAATCCAGACACCTGTTTATCCCCCTTTCATGAGTTCTGTTAAAAATAATAATAGGGAATTGGTTATAAACGAATTAGTATTAAAAGATAATAGATATGAAATTGACTTTGATGATTTTGAGGAAAAATTGAAAGAATCAAAGATGTTTATCCTTTGTAGCCCACATAATCCAATTGGGCGAGTTTGGAGTAAAGAAGAATTGGAAAGAATAGGTAAATTATGTTTGAAACATGATGTATTAATAATATCAGATGAAATACATGCAGATTTAACATTTGAAAATGTGAATCACACACCAATAGCTTCTATTTCAGATGATATAGCACAAAACACTATTACATTAATGGCTCCAAGTAAAACATTTAATATTGCTGGACTTCATTATTCATACACCATTATTAAAAATACAGAATTGCGAAAAATATTTAAAAAATGGATTATTCAAAGCGGTTTATATGGGCACAATTTAACTTCAATTATAGCTGCAAACGCAGCATATAAATATGGTAAAAATTGGTTAAATAAAACAATGGAATATATTGAAGAGAATTATTATTATGTAAAAGAATACTTTGAAAAAAATATTCCAGAAGTAAAAGTAATAAAATCTGAAGGGACTTTTTTAGTATGGCTTGATTTTAGACAACTAAATTTAAGTCAAAATGAGTTAAGAGAATTATTAGAAAAAAAGGCTAAGGTTGGTTTAAATTCTGGTGATACCTTTGGACCAGGCGGCAAAGGTTTTATGAGAATGAATATTGCAACATCAAGAGAAAATATAGAAGAAACGTGTAAGAGAATTAAAAATGCACTTAGATAAGAGTGCATTTTATTTTCATTTTTTAACACTCTGGCGTTGAATTTTATAATAATAGTAAAATCCTTAAAACAATAAGCTCTCTTTTGAGATATCCAGATTGAAAAATTAGATATTTTCCATATTATATAAAAATTTTATTTTTTTAATTTTGTTACTTTAAATAATTATAATTTGATATATTAATCCAATATTTGATTATTTAAAATAATAGAGTAAATATTTGATTTTTTGTTGACTTTTTTTTTTTTTGATTTATAATAATTATGTTTAATATTAAGCAAGTTTTATTTAAAATTTAAAAGGGGTATTTTTTATGTATTTGATTGAGATTCCATATATTTCCAAATTTATATTTGTACAAAAAGATAAAAATTTAAATACGTTAAAAGAGATTCCAATTTCAAATATTTCAAAAAAAGATTTGAAAAATGTTAATTTTTATAAAATAAAAACACCTAATAATCTTGAAATCCCATTACCAATAATAAACAATAAGATTATCAAAACAAATAATAAATTAATGTGTTCAAATGAATTAATAAAGCAAATTCCGCGTTTAAAATATATTTATGTGTCGAATTCATTTAACGGAAAAGAAAAATGCGTATTTTAGGAGTCAATAATACAATATTTATTAATTTTTCTTTTAATAAAATATATGATTTTAATACATATTATAATGTATTTGCTATATTAAAAAATGAGCAAAATATAATTCTTATGTCTTATTTTAATATATTTGAATTCACCACAAATGTTTCAGATGGTTATGTTATTTTTAAACTAAATTCACTTCATCTTATTCCAGAAATTTACTATATTGATTTTTATATAAATGGAGTCAGATATTTTTCAAAAAATATTGAATTTAAAAAACTACTATATAATATAAAATGATTTACAAGGAGGGTTTCTTGTGAATATTAGAATGGATGCTATTTATGAAGGAAATGTTAGTGGTTATGGGCAAGTTAATCAAGGAAGATATGTTACAGGATCAGAATCGTGGGAAAAACTTCAACAAAGAAATGCACAAAAAATTGAAGAATTTAATCAAAAAGGTATTGAAGCATGGAAAGAAACAAAAAAATCTTCAATAGTTGGAGGTATTATGGGCGGAGCAGGATACCTTGCTACAGCTGCATTTAGTTCAAATCCTATAACTTTAACAAATTTAGCTTTAGGTATTGCAGGAGGAGCAATTTCAGGCGCAATATCAACAGATGTAGCATCGTGGGTGAAATGAAATGAACAAAAGAAATCAATATGGATTATTAAAATCTATTCTTGTTGTAACCTCATGGGTAACACTTATAAAATTTTTAGATTCAAAATTTTTAAAAAATTTAATATCTATAAGGGAGCTTATAGGAGCTACTATATTATTTATTGCTACATTAATTATAATGTTTGATTTGAAAGAAAAATATTCTATAGATGATAAATTACTGGGAAAACGTTTAACTATATTATTTATTATATATAACATTTATATACTATGGGGATCATTTAATTTACTAATTCCCTTTGTAACGGTATCTATTTTAACATTTTTTGAAAAGAACAAATAATATATTATTCTTAAAAAAATGAGTAATTAAAGTTGATGTTGTAGAATGGTTAAAAAAATAATTATTGCATTAGCTATAGGAACTTATTCTTACATATTTTTGTTATTATCCTTCACAAAATTTTATTATTGAAGAAAATATTCAAAATTCTTAATATCTTCTATATATTTTATATTCTTTAATATAGAAATACTCAACAAAATAATAGGTTTTTCTTATTTCATTATTTGTTCAGTATTACATATTTTCTTATATGGGGACATTTTATAGTAGTGCTCATTTTTATTACTGAACTAATAAGGTTATTTATAAAACAAAAAAATTATCATTAGGAAATTATAGAGAATAAATTATAAACATTAATCTAAAAAACGGCCGCTAATGGGCAGCCGTTTTTTAGATTACTCCACTAATAGCTTTAACGGGACATCTACTCTGACATAAGCTACAACCAAAACATTTAGTTTCATCTACTATTACCTGTTTATTTTCTTTATCAACAGTAATAGCCCAATATGGACATACCATTTCACAAAGCTTACAGAAAGTACATTTGTTTAAATCAACTTGTGGATATTTAGGTTTAAATACTACCTCTTTTTTCTTAAGACCTGTCTTTTTAACCTCATCTATACTACTAAAATCATATTTTTCAAGTGCTTTAGGAAGTTGATCAACAATAGTTTTATACAATTGTTTACCTTTTATTAATGCAGCAGACAACATTTGTACAGCATCGGCACCAGCTAATAAATATTCTATTACATCATCTGCAGAAGAAATTCCTCCAACTCCAATCACTGGAATTTCAGGGACAGCTGATTTAATAGTATTTACCAGTGCAAGACCCAGATTTTTTATAACAGGACCTGAAATCCATACTTGTCCTTTATCGTTACCAATTAAATTTGTTCTATTTTGAATATCTATTAACATAGTTGGTCCTAAAGAATTAATGGCCACAACGCCTGTTCCGCCATTTTCAAGCACCATTTGGGCAAATTCTACCGGATCAGGAATATGAGGACTCATTTTCATAAATATAGGCTTATCTGTATTTGCTCTTATAGTTCTTACCGTTTCTGCAATATTATCTAAATTTTTTCCAACATAATGTGTGGAAATTTCAAATGCATCTGCAAATTTATCCAGCTGAGGAATTAAAATTTCCATATCTTCTTTTGTATATCCTGCACTAACAATTAATGGAATATCTAGTTCATTTTTTAATCTTGGTAATATTTCATTTATCCATTTTTCTGGAGGTAATTCAGACCACAATTCTGCATTAACTATATAATTATTTGTGCCATATATACAAGGTCTTGGTACCTCGGCAGCTTTTGTAGAAATAGTTTTTGTAACCATTCCGCCAACTCCAAGTCTGGAAATATATAACATTTTTTCATCATCGCCAACAAGAGGACCAGATGCTGGCATCAAAGGATTTTTTAATTTAATTCCTGCAAATTCTGTACTTAAATCCATACTTTCCCCCCTTAAAGTCTATCCCACATTTTATCAGCAATTTTTTTTGCTTCACTATAAATTTTTTCAACTTCAAATTTTACCTCTCTATCTTTCATTAAAAACTCCCCATTAACAATAGTGTCCATTACATCTAATTTGTCCCATATTCCAAAAAATACATGCCCAAAAATATTATTTTCATTTAAAGATGTGAAAGGTATATAATCATATGAAATAATATCTGCTTTATATCCTTCTTTTATTCTTCCTATTTTTATGTTTAACATATCACCTACAAGATTATATACATTATCGATATTATTTTTTAAATCATTAAAACTAAAAAATGTTGGATCTTCATATCTATATTTTTGGGTAAAATATAGATTTAAATATTCTCTTGTGAGATTAAAACCAAGCCCATCATTCCCGATAATTGTTTTTATTCCTTTTACTTTTAATAGCTTATAATTCGGTAATCCAACTGAATTATTCATATTTGAAGTTGGGTTTAATGCAACATATACATCATGTCTAGAAACAATATCAGCTTCTTTTTCATCAATATGAACACAATGGGATAATATTGAGTTTTTTGTTAGTAAATCAAATTCTTCTAATCTTTCAACTACTCTTTTGCCATATTTATTTATTGAGTCTTTTTCATCTTCCAAGCTCTCTGCAACATGTATATGTATTGGTGCTTCATTTAAAAATTCCGATACTTTTTTCAATGTTTCATTTGATAATGAGAGTGATGCATGAAGACCAAACATTCCAGCATATTTCTCTGACTGTTTTTTTAAAAATTCAATATTTTCTTCTATACAGCTATCAACATCAAATCTGTCACTTGTTTCAAAGCAAAAAATTCCTCTTAAACCAATTTCATCACATGTTCCTTTTTTTAATTCATTTAATGTTCCTCTTATATCCATTCCACTGGCATGATGATCAATAAAAGTTGTAATACCATTTTTTATAAACTCAATGCCACTAACTAGTCCACTATAGTATGTAGTTTCTAAATCTATTTTAGAATCCATTCTCCACCATAGCTGTTTTAGTATATCAGAAAAGGATTTAGGATTAAATTTAACGCTCATCCCTCTTGCAAAAGTGGAGTATATATGTGTATGCCCATTAACAAAGCCAGGCATAACTAATTTTCCTTTAAAATCTATAATTTCTTCATTATCTTTTTTTTCGAAATCGTCCATATTTCCTACTTCAAGAATAATATCATTAAATCTAATATATTGATTTTCTTTGTAAGTATCATAATCAAAAATATTACAATTTATTATGGTTTTTACCATATAATTTCTCCCCTTTTAATATATGAGCCTTTAATTTTTTTGTTTAAAACTCCATCCTTTATTACAAATTTGCCTTTAGATATTGTTGAAACAATCTTTCCTTTTACTTTAAATCCCTTATAAGGTATATAATCAGATTTAGAATGATGTTCTTTTATTACCCACTCTTTATTGGGATCAAACACTACTAAGTCTGCATCGTATGAAGGTAATATCTCTCCTTTATTTTTAAGTCCATAATAGTCTGCAACATTTTTTGTAAATTTGTCTATAATTTTATTTCTGAATAAAGAATACATTAATACAAAAGAAAATTCTACTCCACCTATACCCATCGGCATGCCATTCACTATATCTTTTTTCTTTTCTTCAATATTGAAAGGGCAATGGTCTGTACCTATTGTGTGTATATAATCAATATTTTCTATTAGCATTTTTTGTTCTTTTTTACTCCTAAGAGGTGGAGTCATTGTATATAGGTACCCTTTTTCTGTATTATATATATCATCAGTAAAATAAAAATAATGTGGGCAGCTTTCAATAATAAGGTTTTTACCCAATATATGTTTAAATTTTTTCTTTAATTCATTAAGTGTTTTTCCACTAGTAAGATGAACAATATATAATTGTGCATTATAATACTCTGCCATTTCAGCTAATTTTATTACTTCTGATAATTCAATAATTGTTGGTCTATATTTTGAATGATCTTTTACTTTAATTTCATTCTTTTCATATTTTTTTATTATCTCATCATTTTCTGCATGAATAGAAATTACTACTCCATACTGTTTTGTTTTTTCTAATAATTCAGCAATATACCCATCATATGTTCTTCTACTAGAAGAAGAGTATGTGGTAAATAATTTAATACTTGATAATCCCAATTTTTTTGCTTTTCTTAAAATTTTTTCTGGTTCATCTATAGGATTAGCTATTGTAGCATGAAAAGCATAATCTGTTAAACTATTTTTTGCAAGATTTAATCTATATTCAAAAGCTTTTTCTAATTCTTCAGCTGTTCTTACTGGATCTAAGAAATCTATATATGTTGTAATTCCACCATATGCACCTGAGATGGACCCAGAATAAAAATCATCAGCAGAAATATATTTTC
This DNA window, taken from Marinitoga sp. 38H-ov, encodes the following:
- a CDS encoding 4Fe-4S binding protein: MDLSTEFAGIKLKNPLMPASGPLVGDDEKMLYISRLGVGGMVTKTISTKAAEVPRPCIYGTNNYIVNAELWSELPPEKWINEILPRLKNELDIPLIVSAGYTKEDMEILIPQLDKFADAFEISTHYVGKNLDNIAETVRTIRANTDKPIFMKMSPHIPDPVEFAQMVLENGGTGVVAINSLGPTMLIDIQNRTNLIGNDKGQVWISGPVIKNLGLALVNTIKSAVPEIPVIGVGGISSADDVIEYLLAGADAVQMLSAALIKGKQLYKTIVDQLPKALEKYDFSSIDEVKKTGLKKKEVVFKPKYPQVDLNKCTFCKLCEMVCPYWAITVDKENKQVIVDETKCFGCSLCQSRCPVKAISGVI
- a CDS encoding amidohydrolase family protein, encoding MVKTIINCNIFDYDTYKENQYIRFNDIILEVGNMDDFEKKDNEEIIDFKGKLVMPGFVNGHTHIYSTFARGMSVKFNPKSFSDILKQLWWRMDSKIDLETTYYSGLVSGIEFIKNGITTFIDHHASGMDIRGTLNELKKGTCDEIGLRGIFCFETSDRFDVDSCIEENIEFLKKQSEKYAGMFGLHASLSLSNETLKKVSEFLNEAPIHIHVAESLEDEKDSINKYGKRVVERLEEFDLLTKNSILSHCVHIDEKEADIVSRHDVYVALNPTSNMNNSVGLPNYKLLKVKGIKTIIGNDGLGFNLTREYLNLYFTQKYRYEDPTFFSFNDLKNNIDNVYNLVGDMLNIKIGRIKEGYKADIISYDYIPFTSLNENNIFGHVFFGIWDKLDVMDTIVNGEFLMKDREVKFEVEKIYSEAKKIADKMWDRL
- a CDS encoding TetR family transcriptional regulator produces the protein MSEITKKALSNSLKKLMKEKPLSKITVNDVVKDCGLNRRTLYYYFHDIYELLEWTFITEIKEVIGENKTYKTWQKGYYFLLLNKIKK
- a CDS encoding oleate hydratase, giving the protein MGSYQLKYHAKKPEGIENKKAYLVGSGIATLAAAFFLIRDGHMDGKNITIFERKNVNGGALDGAGNLEDGYIIRGGREMEEHYECTWDLFGDIPTLEDPERTILDDMKEINDWDPNVSANRVIQNRGERVDASTLGLKEHHIKQLTKLFLAKEEDLGDLTVEQFFTPDYLETNMWLLWRSMFAFQPWHSVVEMKRYMERFIHLLPGMTELRNILFSRYNQYDSFVLPLVKWLEDHGVKIENNTLVTDLDIEISGKEKVVTGIHLVQNGEEKHIKTTRNDLVFVINGSMTENSTLGSNDKAPELNTELGPVWRLWKNIAAKDPSFGRPEVFYENIDKTKWESFTVTFKDPKIADIIRKLTNRDPYSGRVVTGGIITIKDSNWGMSFTLSRQPHFANQPKDVLVLWAYGLFADNEGDYIKKKMSECTGEELLRELLYHMGVEEKLMEEIVSDAIVIPAMMPHITSQFMPRVKGDRPEVVPEGSVNLAFLGQFVEIEGDCVFTVEYSVRSAMMAVYKLLNLDKEVPEIYPSKYDIRHIVNATKTLYGNKPLPGEFFVKKLLKDTSLDGLL
- a CDS encoding amidohydrolase family protein produces the protein MFDLGIINGTLYISGKFLKANVYIKNGKISDISKSQLEAKKYYDISGKYLLPGFIDPHVHFHLDLGKYISADDFYSGSISGAYGGITTYIDFLDPVRTAEELEKAFEYRLNLAKNSLTDYAFHATIANPIDEPEKILRKAKKLGLSSIKLFTTYSSSSRRTYDGYIAELLEKTKQYGVVISIHAENDEIIKKYEKNEIKVKDHSKYRPTIIELSEVIKLAEMAEYYNAQLYIVHLTSGKTLNELKKKFKHILGKNLIIESCPHYFYFTDDIYNTEKGYLYTMTPPLRSKKEQKMLIENIDYIHTIGTDHCPFNIEEKKKDIVNGMPMGIGGVEFSFVLMYSLFRNKIIDKFTKNVADYYGLKNKGEILPSYDADLVVFDPNKEWVIKEHHSKSDYIPYKGFKVKGKIVSTISKGKFVIKDGVLNKKIKGSYIKRGEIIW
- a CDS encoding PatB family C-S lyase — translated: MKYVDRRGTYSVKWDWYEWNKNLFLDKDVLPMWVADMDFEAPEKVIKVLKERIEHGAYGYTFRPRKLKENIVSWLEYKHNWKVDKNWILSTHGVIPALNFSIQLYTNPGDKILIQTPVYPPFMSSVKNNNRELVINELVLKDNRYEIDFDDFEEKLKESKMFILCSPHNPIGRVWSKEELERIGKLCLKHDVLIISDEIHADLTFENVNHTPIASISDDIAQNTITLMAPSKTFNIAGLHYSYTIIKNTELRKIFKKWIIQSGLYGHNLTSIIAANAAYKYGKNWLNKTMEYIEENYYYVKEYFEKNIPEVKVIKSEGTFLVWLDFRQLNLSQNELRELLEKKAKVGLNSGDTFGPGGKGFMRMNIATSRENIEETCKRIKNALR